The DNA sequence tcataagaagtttaatcacttttgtttgtatctgtcttcacatgatttcaaaagttttgaatgacgCAAAGTAGTCATTGTTCTTCCCTTCTAACATTATCAATGAAAGAATGCAACTTCGTAAGGGATATTTTGTACCTACAAAGTACCATAACATTGCCACATAAGCTGTCTTGCTTTATGAATATGTcatcaattttccttcaatattttttcaccATGTTTGCCTTGAAATCACACTTTGTGGTCCATTTAGCCACCTAGGTCAGTGCTTCCAGATGATTGGCGGGAAAAGCGTCAAAATTTTAAGGAAATCTGCAAGACGATGGCAAGAGATGGAAGCATTGACCTTAGTACTTACAAGGAAATTCGCCAGAGCTCACCCATTGAGCAATAAGGCCAAAGTAAAAATAAACCCCCCAGTTGTGGGTAAACCTTGGAATCATTGTGATGCCAATTTCTACTACTAACAAAAATCTTAAATAGATTCCACATGACGTTATTGCTTGCAAGTCATGTGACATAGATTCAAGTGTAATATTTGATTTGCCACTCAgcccttttttctcattggtGCTCCATATGGAGAATATGGACCCTATTTGAAGAACTGATCAATTTGCTTGACAAAACGTGAAGctgatgggagcaaaaaggttgtgcccaaacaatgGTTGAAGCACCTCACAACATTGACTTGGGTTCAATTCAGATGACAATAACTTGATGTACATTAGATCAAAGTTAACATAAGGCACATATTCCACTGGTTTGAAGAGAGGTAAATGAGAGTTATGTTTTGAGGCTATTTTATATTTCAGTCATACGACTATTGTTGTCACACATCACAGAAAATCTAAACTAATATCCCTGGTGGTAGCCTCTGGTGactatttatttgatcccattagtAGCAATTGAGACACtgcattttttggcatttggaGTGCTAGGATTGGAGCCGCGAACAtcgcccggccagcaaagccagccatcacatcatctgTATATAATTCCAATAGAGAAATGTAAAACTTttggatttcatactagttcgctctctggttctaccatgaaggaagCGTCACCAcgcttcttactgatgacaaaaagttggtaccaattttttttcttcgtattttctgcatatttttgtcgTTTGCCGTGTAAtatcatctttatcaaatgaatgttggagttaaatggttcaaaataattgtcgaaaGATTTCCTCATATGGcgagcaattttttttgtgctgATACTGACTTGAAAAGTATCCCAGTGACCTGCCAAAATTTCTGAAATCATCAGACAGCTGCTGTTTAAAGGTgtcaatagggcttgtcaagtgagcGCGTTCATTAACAattgacgttattccatgaactaaaatcaaagacaacctgcccagccaaaccagactgtgcatgcattgaatattGACATTCATTCTATCTTGCATGCTTTTCTAAGCAAATAACAttatggtattgagccaatttgatagtgtgttcaccagttaacaccaaacatgttcattttgttgggttttgtatcACAGCTCATTTAAAATTAAAAttactcaattattgaaaatcaaatgggTGGATAGTGttagttgactgtgatgtttgtctgaGTTTTCCCgccccaaaatgtccaaaatcagggagcTGGGTTACATttatccttgaatttccttcacttgacatgccctataggCAGTGTTCTAGTCCGGATCAGATTgtttctccgtctgtgggtgtgattggtgtctaaaagtttccttgagaaaggttgggcaagaaaatcaaactgggacctctctcatgtgAGGAAATTGCACTAACCGCTACAATAAATCCTCTCCAATTGAAACATTGGGGAGAACatcttaattcatttttctttccctggTTTAAAACAGAAGAGACAAATGGTAATAGAAGGGCTTTAAACACCTGTTAACGATACTTTACAGAAAAGTACCCCGTTATTGgtagagttgttcaaaaataaagttttaCAAGTAATGTCATTACTTCAACCCTGATAATGTTTTCGTAATTTCCGATTACTAGTTAAGAGATAGTTAACCTAACAGATATAAATGTGCTAACCTTAATATTTGGAAAGAACTTGCAACCTGTTGATGATTTGGAAGATTACAATAAATGTGCCAcctcatattttcatttaaaatgcATATGTATACCATGAGTACCCATGCTAAGTCCTTTTTCAATGTATAAACTGGTCTGCTACTTGGTCTATACTAGACCTGTGATTTCTGCACTGAAGGGCCCAGCATGAGACCATGAAGAAGTGACAACTAATTGGCCAACCCCTCCTATGCAGcgaaatttgagttgtttaaGCGCAACCGACACAAGCTTTTTCAGAGCAATTGAGGCTTGAAGCTTGGAAGAAATTGTTTGCATCAGGATCAGTTTTGCGAAACGAACACGTCGGATTGGTTCAACTTAAAAGGCATCCTCGAAAATTTGGGTGAGGCTGTTCGAGGAACACGGCTCTGGTAACTCTGTGGGCTGAGCACGACATGGgtttattttttgttgttgtactTTGTCAGTCTCTCTCTCGGTTCATTCCTCGCACTCACATGCACCTGACTTACTCCCCCGCAAAGCGCGAACCGCAGGGTCTCCTGGGTTAGCTTAGTTGAGCCTGTTGGACGGCCCGGCCGGCGCAATTGGCTGACAGCTGACGAATAGAGCACGTGGGAGCTAATGGTGGCTGGCCTAGCATCGGCCCCATGATTTTGATGGGATTTTCATGGCCGAGTCTGGCCTGaggctggttggctggcccCTTTGGGCTGGACGTGTTGTTAGACTTCTGCCTGACTAGACCGGGCTGTTATGTGTCGCGGTTAGTCGCGATTAATCCGAACCTCGACGTGAATTTGCCTGCATTGTCGCTAGGTTATCCTCCACAGGTGGCTTATCAGCCAGACACGCCTTCAATCTTTGAACCCACGACCGATACGATGAGCGATTGGGAGGACGAATCCAGTGCGCCGGTGCCCATTCCGGTCGCGCCCACTCCCGCTCCGGCCAACGGGGGTGGACTCCAGAGCTTTGCCCCGCTTGAGACCGAGTCAGGTGGCTCCCAGCCTAGTGCCACGTTCACGGGGCGGGGACGCGGATTCCGGGGTGGAGCGCGCGGAAGTCAAGAGCGATCGTACGGCGGGTCCGGACGATTTCCCGGAGGTGGGGCCGGAGACAGAGGCGGGGGCCGGAGAGAAACGAGCCAGGATGAGGCTACCGATGCGGATATTTGGGGTCAGGGCGGAGGGATGAAGTCGTGGTCGCATGGTCATGATGGTGCCCCGCGAGGCCGACGTGAGGGGCGGGGAGGGGGTCAGCGAGGGGGACGAGGCTATGGCCACGAGAATGGAGGTGTGTCGTATGGGGGAGGACGAGGTGACGACTTTCGACCGCGTGGAAGGGGAGGTGGCTTTGGGGGAAGGGATGGTTTCCGTGGCGACTTTGATCATGAGGGTCGAGGAGGTGGTGGTTATGGTGATCGCGGTCCGCGGCGCGGTGGTCGTGGCGGCGGAGGCAGAGGCGGTGGCGGTGACTTCAGTCGGGACGGAGACCGAGAGAGGGACATGCCGCGTGAAAAGTACGAACCTGAGGAAGAAACCACCGACGAGCTACTCACGCACGTCATTCCGTCCgggattcattttgaaaagtatgACGCCATCGATTGCAAAGTGAGCGGTGAAAACCCGCCCGCGGCCATCGAAAGCTTCGCCGAGACCGGCCTCCGGTCCATTCTTTTGGACAACATCAAGAAATGCGGATACAAGAAGCCCACCCCCGTCCAAAAGCACGCCATTCCCATCATCCGCGAGAAACGCGATCTCATGGCTTGTGCACAAACCGGATCAGGCAAAACGGGTGCCTTCCTCCTGCCCATGCTGAACCGGTTACTGGAGGAGGGTGTGGAAAGCCATGCTGGGGCTGAGAGCCAAACCCCTGAGGTGGTCATCATGGCCCCAACGCGTGAGTTGGCTCTTCAAATCAAAGACGAGAGCCGCAAGTTCGCCATGGGCACCAATCTCAAGAGCGTTTGTATATACGGAGGCACATCCGTACCTCAGCAGTTATCCATCCTCGACCGGGGTTGTAACATTCTGGTGGCCACCCCGGGTCGTTTGCTTCAATTTGTGCAAATGGGCAAAATCTCGTTCAGTGCGCTCAAGTTTTTCGTCCTAGACGAAGCGGATCGCATGCTGGACATGGGATTCATGCCGGACGTGGACTCCATGGTTCGCGAGCCGTCCATGCCCACCAAAGAGGAGCGACAGACTTTACTGTTTAGTGCCACTTTCCCGAGTGAAGTGCAGAAGATTGCCCGTGATTACCTCGATAATTATTTGTTCCTGTCCGTCGGCATTGTGGGCGGTGCTTGTGAGGACGTGCGACAATCCGTTTTCCTGGTGAGTGTCTGCTAGAGTTGAAGCTTCCAGCTAAAATGCCCCTTCATATCTGTATCGATTGTTCTTCTGCAGGTGGACCAGTTTGATAAGAGAAACAAACTCTTCGAGATTCTTAAAGATACGGATGTTCAAAAAAGCAAGACGCTAATCTTtgtggagaagaagaagaatgccGATTTCTTGGCCTCCTTCTTGTGTCAAAGCGATGTAAGTTCCATTTCGATCCAGGGTATATGTTCTATTAATGAAGCTGATGTCATCCGTGCTTTGATTTCAGTTCCCTACCACCTCTATTCATGGGGATCGACTCCAAAGTGAGCGCGAATCGGCCCTCAAGGATTTCAGGACAAGTTCCAAACCCGTTTTGGTGGCCACAGCCGTCGCTGCACGTGGTCTAGATATTCGCAACGTGGCTCATGTTGTCAATTATGACCTTCCCAAAAGCATTGACGAATACGTCCATCGCATCGGTCGGACGGGTCGCATGGGCAACGCCGGTCAAGCTACCTCCTTCTTCGACCCCAAAGAAGATGGTGACCTGGCACAAGACTTGGAAAAGGTCCTGATGGACGCCA is a window from the Tigriopus californicus strain San Diego chromosome 2, Tcal_SD_v2.1, whole genome shotgun sequence genome containing:
- the LOC131892292 gene encoding ATP-dependent RNA helicase vasa-like: MSDWEDESSAPVPIPVAPTPAPANGGGLQSFAPLETESGGSQPSATFTGRGRGFRGGARGSQERSYGGSGRFPGGGAGDRGGGRRETSQDEATDADIWGQGGGMKSWSHGHDGAPRGRREGRGGGQRGGRGYGHENGGVSYGGGRGDDFRPRGRGGGFGGRDGFRGDFDHEGRGGGGYGDRGPRRGGRGGGGRGGGGDFSRDGDRERDMPREKYEPEEETTDELLTHVIPSGIHFEKYDAIDCKVSGENPPAAIESFAETGLRSILLDNIKKCGYKKPTPVQKHAIPIIREKRDLMACAQTGSGKTGAFLLPMLNRLLEEGVESHAGAESQTPEVVIMAPTRELALQIKDESRKFAMGTNLKSVCIYGGTSVPQQLSILDRGCNILVATPGRLLQFVQMGKISFSALKFFVLDEADRMLDMGFMPDVDSMVREPSMPTKEERQTLLFSATFPSEVQKIARDYLDNYLFLSVGIVGGACEDVRQSVFLVDQFDKRNKLFEILKDTDVQKSKTLIFVEKKKNADFLASFLCQSDFPTTSIHGDRLQSERESALKDFRTSSKPVLVATAVAARGLDIRNVAHVVNYDLPKSIDEYVHRIGRTGRMGNAGQATSFFDPKEDGDLAQDLEKVLMDAKQEVPLFLKEASSRTLNRGSGFNSGGFGGRDIRQKRGGYSNNGRDKAPVSIEADAAGDEEESWD